TTCCTACTAAATATAGATGTATTTGCAAAAAGTCTATGGCAATTTTGAGATAAGTTTCCATTAACTCAGCTTTTGATTTTCAGAGAAGTTTCTACTTTTGTTATTGGGTATTTTTTTGAACCACAATGTGTAAATGTTATTTACCCATCGCTCACCTTTAGTCTCAAGAGCAGAGAATTAGAGTAGGTAATAGAAAAATGGTTTTGCCTCTGTTGATAAACACTTGTGATCCAAAAGCAGAAGGAGGAGCAGGAGATGCACGTGCAGCTTATAGACTACATCAGGGATTACTTAGGTTGGGAATTAATTCCCAGATGTTAGTTCAAAATAAGAAAATTGACGATCAAACTGTCATCAGTTACCCCAACAAATTAGGTCAAATAATATCGAAACTTCGTCCGAGTTTGGATGCTTTACCGCTAAAATTTTATGGGCATAGCAAACAAAATCCTATATACATGCGCTTACAGTGGCTCCCCAATAACATTACCTCGCAGATCGCTACTCTGAATCCAGACATTATTAATCTGCATTGGATATGTGACGGATTTGTGCCAATTGAAGCTCTGGCAAAATTTAATAAGCCTATTGTTTGGACATTCCATGATTTGTGGGCATTCACTGGGGGATGCTGCTATAACAAAGAGTGCGATCGCTATACAAAATCCTGTGGAAATTGTCCTATACTCGGTAGTAACCAAGCTTCTGATTTATCAAGTTGGGTTTGGAGACGCAAAGCTAAAGCATGGCAAAATCTCAAACTGACGATTGTCACCCCTAGTAAGTGGCTTGCTGAATGTGCTAAATCTAGTTCACTATTTCAAAATACTCCCATTAAAGTTATTCCCTACGGGTTAGATCTTGACAGATATAAACCAATTGAGCAGCAAACAGCAAGAAAGATACTTAACCTACCACAAAATAAGCAACTAATTTTATTCGGAGCAATTAGCGCAACTAGCAATCAGAGAAAAGGATTTCATTTGCTACAACCAGCCTTACAAAAGTTAAGCCAAGCTGGCTGGAAAGACAAGATAGAACTGATTGTTTTCGGTGCATCTCAACCTGAAAATCCAACTGAGTTTGGTTTTCAGGCTCACTATTTAGGTAAATTGAACGATGATATCTCACTGGCACTAGTCTATTGTGCGGCAGATGTTTTTGTAGCACCTTCTATTCAAGATAACTTGCCAAATACTGTGTTAGAGGCGATCGCTTGTGGTACACCATGCGTTACCTTCAACATTGGCGGTATGCCCGACATGATTGAACATCAAAAAAATGGCTATTTAGCTCAACCTTATCAAATTGAAGATTTGGCTCAAGGAATTGCCTGGGTAATAGAGAACAAGGAGCGGTATAAAAAGCTCTGCGATCGCGCTCGTGAGAAAGCCGAACAAGAATTTAATTTGGAACTAGCTGCACGTTCTTACTTGTCTGTCTATGAAGAAGCACGCACGCAATACAGTTCACTGATGACTGATGACTGATGGCTGTTGACTGATGACTGATGACTGTTGACTGATGGCTGTTGACTGATGACTGATGGCTGTTGACTGATGGCTGTTGACTGATGACTGTGAACAGTGGAATATTTTTTTACTTGGAAGTCTCTTAGTTAAGGCTAAAAACTAAAACTGATGTAGGTTGGGTGAAGCGAAGCCCAACCCAACAAAATCCTCACACTGTTGGGTTACGCGACAGCGTAACCAACCTACTTTTTTAGCAGCCCCCCCCCAGTCCCCAGTCCCTAATCCCCAGTCCCCAGTCCCCAGTCCCCAGTCCCCAATCCCTAATCCCCAGTCCCTTTGACACGATACATAATTACTTTGCCTTTCCAATCTTCTTCCACGAATACTAAATACTCTCCATTTGCACGACGAAAAGCCCGGATACCGTGGGGTATATCAATCCAGCCACTTTCGCCTGCAACTTCTGGGCCGGGTTTTAATTTTTTTGTTGAAGTTCCTGTCTTGGCATCATAGACATTTACTTCTGCTGTTTTTGCTGTGACGGTGAATACATAGTCACCAGCTACACTCATAGCTGCGGTAGATATTTCGCGTTTGCCTGTAGTGTCGTAAGGTACTACAATTCGCCACCTGGGTGTGCGATTTCCTTGACTCCAATTGTCAAAACGGGCAATCTCAGATCCTACAACTTTAGTATCGTCGCCAATGGCTGGATGATCTGCGGTGAAGCCTGATAAATACATGGTATCTGTTTCTGGAAAATACTCAATGCGCCGCAAATCAGTAAAGAAGCTGGGATTTTGTTGCTTTTGCATGGAACTATAGGTGTAGATGGGATTGCCATTTGCATCTAGTCCCTGCAAAGGATAGCGTCGGATACCATCTTGAGTTCGCAAGGTTTTCCAGACATCTCCTTTACTATCTACCCACCATCCGCCTAAGTAGGGATAATCTTTGCTGCTTTCGTATTCACCTTTGTCAAAGCTACCATTACCGTTTTTATCCCGCCAAATCCATTCTCCTTGTTCTGGTTCATGAGGCGGCCAATTTCCCGGCATTGATTGTTTATTTTCGCCATGAGTACCGACGAACATCCCCGCAGGAATCGCAATTGTGCCATCCTTGGCTGGATTAAAACGATAAATTTGCACAAAGCTGCTGTACATATCTTTGAGGAACAAAAAAGGCTTACCTTTGATGCGGCGCACAAAGGCTGCATCTGGTGATGTATGCAAGCGCGGGTCTTGAGGATATTTGAAAGCGTTTAATGTATATCCTTTGTAAGTCCATTGCTTACCAGCAGGTTGACTATAGTCCATCAGATAGCGTTCTTGCTTGGTGAATACATCTATGCCATCGGTACTAGGATCAGCATCGGCGTTATCGACAAATAACAATCCCAACAATTGCCATAGTTGCTTTCCTGGCGGCGAAAACTTGCGTAAATCTGTTCCTGATCTGTTGAAACCATTACTATTTACATAAATATTACCTGCTGCATCTGTTCCTACGCCGCTAAGACCGTAAAATTTTAAAGCTTGGACTTCACCAGGAACACCTGCATATATACCGCCTTTACTGCCGAAAGTACCAACTTGCACTGGCTTATTTTTGATGTCGTAAATCAGCACTTGCTGACGAGGGCCATTGTCTGCAACTAAAACTCTACCTTGAGGATCAATAGCGATCGCTGTTGGTTGGACAATATCTGCAATCTGTTGGGGCAATTGTTTCCCTGTCGGGGAATAATGCACAATTTTGGCAGGAGTACTACCTATTTTGTTTTGAATAACCCAGAGATTTTTTTGTTTATCGATAGCGATCGCACCCGGACGTGCCACACTAAAGCTGCGTAGTTCTTTCATCGTGTCAGTATTGTAGACACGAATCTGGTTACTGGCAGAATCACTCACATATAACTCATTGTTTGCAGTTGCTAATCCAGTAACTTCGCTTTGAGTACTGGTAATTAACATACTTTTATCCCAACCGCGTCCTTCTTCAAATGGTGCAGGTTTAAAAGATAAATCATAGCGTCTGACACAGTACCATGTGGTACCATCTGGGGGATAATCTTGATTAATCTTGCCAACTGCTCCCTGAACCATCGCCATGTAAATATATTTATCATTGGCTGTTATAGCTTTGCCACCAGCACGACTCCAGCCGTGAGTGTCACCCAACCTACCGATAACATTACCATCTTTATATATTCCTGCTTCTGCTCCTCCTTCATCCCATTCACTATTGGTATAGACTGTACCATCACTAGCAATATACATTGCTTCTATATAGTTCTGTACCCACTTGTTGCCTCCGCCAAAACTATTACCTATCCAAGATGTTTTGTAAGTGGTTGTAGGCACTCCTTTCTGAGATGTTTTGTAGGTGGTTGTAGGCACCCCGTTTACAGTCCAATCTGTTGTCATTTCAATGGCAGTAACAACCATTGCAATAGCTAGACTCAGAATTAAAAATTTTACCAAATTGAACTTACGCAAATGTCTAGTTTGGAATAGACGTTTGATATTTTGATTGATTTTTTTGTAAACCTTAGCAAACCGTTGTGGTAATTTATTTTGCATACAATTCCTCAAATTCTCACATGTCTTTTAGTGAAACAAAAGAATCATGAGATAGTCAGTAGTAAATAAAATGTTTCAGAGGATGTTTTAAAAGTTTTGGGCGAATATAATTCGCTACTACACAGGCAAAGTCCACCTTCGTGGACTAATGAAAAAGTAAGCATCTCAACCCGCGCAGGCGGGTTTTGTCTGTATAGCCAAGCCACTGCGCTATCGCGGTTCCCCGACAGCCGCGCATGTGGCGCGTGACTTCTAGTCGCCAGGGCTAGTCG
Above is a window of Nostoc sp. UHCC 0702 DNA encoding:
- a CDS encoding glycosyltransferase family 4 protein; the encoded protein is MVLPLLINTCDPKAEGGAGDARAAYRLHQGLLRLGINSQMLVQNKKIDDQTVISYPNKLGQIISKLRPSLDALPLKFYGHSKQNPIYMRLQWLPNNITSQIATLNPDIINLHWICDGFVPIEALAKFNKPIVWTFHDLWAFTGGCCYNKECDRYTKSCGNCPILGSNQASDLSSWVWRRKAKAWQNLKLTIVTPSKWLAECAKSSSLFQNTPIKVIPYGLDLDRYKPIEQQTARKILNLPQNKQLILFGAISATSNQRKGFHLLQPALQKLSQAGWKDKIELIVFGASQPENPTEFGFQAHYLGKLNDDISLALVYCAADVFVAPSIQDNLPNTVLEAIACGTPCVTFNIGGMPDMIEHQKNGYLAQPYQIEDLAQGIAWVIENKERYKKLCDRAREKAEQEFNLELAARSYLSVYEEARTQYSSLMTDD